The Macadamia integrifolia cultivar HAES 741 chromosome 4, SCU_Mint_v3, whole genome shotgun sequence genome contains the following window.
cCAGTAAAAGGAGTGAGTGATCCATCCCCTATgagatggaggcttaccttggtatttatagactgctgatggagagagaaggagggacgtttgtggagagtcaagtgtaggcgtagagtccttgaggggtgTGGCACtatgattctaggaatattctgggttccagggcatattctgggaatattctccacTGATCTCAGAGGTGCAAGTCGAGAGAGgtgtggacgcctctgatgacgtgtagtggatagagtcctgccctcATGATCatggatcacgtcccttgaatgtaggagtggatgtgtgcacgtttccctgtgcattacttgactgtgccaagccgaggtgactgacagcacggcctgatggagggccgaggtggcagcacggcttgatggagggccgaggtggaagcacgaccTGATGAATGGCCGATGTGGTAGCacagcttgatggagggccgaggtggcagcacgacagaatggagggccgaggtggcagcacggcctgttggagggccGAGGaggcagcacggcttgatggagggccaaggtagtgggtcagtcctgttcaggtttgcatacatgcttcagccgtgctgagaaaggggacatattttgcctcatcacctaccaaaaaaaaatgtatattttttctttcaaatacgGTTTTGTGAAGAtatgtattttttaattttcacgAATGGCCTTTCAATATGTGAAGAGTCATTACTCTCCGCATATCTCCATCCCCCCttccattttttctcttcttttatcaattttttttttttttttttttgggtgtttgcGGTGTAACAAGGTGTAGTATTGTTCAATCATTGCCTATtgtaatttaaattttttatttttgtagtaatacctattgggttttttttttttttctttaaaagttCAAATTCAAAGGCCTATTGGCTGTTACATAGTAGAACCACATAGGGGCCAAACACAGATCTGTACAAGAGTCAACAAGAGACTATGTCCACACTTCTTGGAAAGCaagaaaattaatataaatCACACACTGATGCACTGGAAAGAAGTTGATCAAATAACCCTCAGGCAGTAAAATATTATAAATCGCCAGGCCAAGGCCCAGGTATGCCCGGGCATCAGTCGGGTATGCAAGAAAGACAGTTCCTAATAAGTCCAATATCCTAACTCGCACCACCCAGTCCAAGGTCCAAGAGGCCCAACCGCCAACAACCCAAAGATTCATATTTCGTCAAGGAATTAGGGTACAGAGCTACTAGCACAGCCAGAGCCAGGAGCAGGAGTGCAGGATTCAGCACTTGAGCAGGGAAGAGATGGATGCATTTTCATCACCTTCGAGCGGATCGTCGTCTCAACCGTCAGCAGAGGCTTTCATGGACCAGTTCAAGGTTCAGCTTGCCCAGGCTCATGCAGAGGAATTCCTTGAGGTAACCAACCATGAGATTCATGTATTTCCCTCTTTTTGTTGTGGCTATCTTTTAAACCGCATTGAGGCTTACATACGGGAATGATTTTGCGATTTCACATCCTTCTCCACTTGTGCTTCATGCCTTCATCGGCTATTACCATAAGACGCAAATTTGGATGAGAAATCTCTGGTCTTTGAAACTTTATGGTTATATTAAAAcagttttttttccctttaattcgTTATTGTGTATGTATTGGTTCATTCAGTACCGTCCAGTCTGTGACACATTAGGGATGAAGGCAGCATGTTACGGAATTCGTTTCCTTTGTACTATTCTTACCCACTTTTTAATTGTTACTTTCACACATGGCCCCTTTTTTTGAGACTTCCTATCAATATTTGATTGCACTAATTGTTTCCTTCGAAATTTAAGCTGTATCATAGCAAGTTTAGGGtataattttgagaaaattacacACGGTAGGGATATTTTGGTTGTGAATGTAATAACACAAACCTCCAATTCAAACTACATTGGATGGTTTAGAATTGGAGTTATTCTTCGCAGCAACCAAATCACTACCCAGGTGTGAGCAGTTCTGTGTCAATCTAGTACCATAGCAACTTTAAGCCGTACATAACAAGTTTGTGAATTTAAGCCATATACTACCCAGTTGTAAGTAGTTCTGTGTCAATCTAGTATCATAGcctatttcagcatttttttcatGATTGCACAAACAAGTCTGATCGCAACAGTGGTGTTTGAAGTTGAAGTCGCAAGCTTgcgtaatgcaggagtagattacaagaaactaccccagcagtttataatcccaaacaatacaaataggactaggaaacaaagaaataagatcatcaaataaacccccaaggatacacccatataggagcaaaaccagccaaAAACCCAATCcgacaagagagagaaagacttgatatagagctggagagagaaaggtgcggccaggtctaatccgattgagctgcactcttgggcctagatagtccctagggagggtacaaaaacccccaaagttgagaggattctggtGGCtgattgtgaagttacaagttttcttgattttctgacctaggagagagaaaaattcaagatttttcAGAATAACTGCTGGATAGATCTGGACAGCTCCAAGAAGAGGACCGAGTGGTCTAATAATAGCCTAGAGCACAACCTTAAATGGGTTTACAGATCAGAGGTCAGAGGAGGGAGAtatggagatcgatctctctcctaaaatatTCACTGATGCTAGTCGGTTCTGGACTGTAATAGCTTCTAACATAATCTGAATtgtacctcttgaatgttacagcaaataaaatagaaaaagaagaatagaagagacAGGGGTTgaaaagggtgaaagagaataaaagaatgagtatctcacccctcaggttttgggtatcacacccctcaaaggtttaggcatctcacctcttaATAACaacttttttagctaaaaagtaatcactcaataattcatttgttcaaatctaagaaatatcagtgcataggctcctctatttaaagagggcaaaATTACAATTATACCTTGACTAGGAGCTAGTtcccaaataggactagaccctcctactacaactaggacttcaaatagaactagaactagacttctaactccaacatggagtaggactgactaactaatagtccatataggacattacactcgatgggcccaatgggcctttattgaattaaaacaacttaaataaaagcactgaatataaatcccgttttcctactttctatccatattttaggcctattaaagtggcccatgaTGAATAAAACccatggaatcaaaggcccaacatatatataacacaacccaaggcttatttgcaataaaataagcccaagtgacttatctacaagACTACATCATTGCGGGAGCAAGATGATTTCCGTGACTAGAGACTCCTAGATTTTGGAGAAGTTCAGTGTTTTGACTTTAACTGTGGTGAGACAACCTCAATTGTGAAATCAGATTAACCAAGATTGAGAGTCAACCTGTATGGAGCTACAAAGTACTAGTCTCAAACAGTTGGAGGTATGACAATTCAACCATATCTGATTATGATTTAGTTTATTAGATATAAAGGGTGGGACTAAGGATGGGTTACCAAGCATCGTATGTGAAAAATGCTGAATCCTCAATAGTTAGATTGTTTCCTACACCTGGTGGGTAGAGAATAACATGGTATGAATAGATTAGATGAGTTGTGGATTCAACTGGGCCTTTGTTGTATTACATTATGTGTAACtgggtttattattattattatgggtcACGTTTACTCTTGTTTCTATGCGAGTCTTAATAAAACCATAAAGTAAGTATTAAGTTTTCCTAATAGGAATATGACTCTgtctttcatttattttgttgTGTCACCTGTGAGGCCGTGTGTGCTTAAAGTGTTTTTCTGCACAGATTTCAGCAATGTTGTGATAAAACAGAATTAATTATTGTGTTCTGGAGAATATAAACATGATAACCTACATATGCGTTGGTAAAtcctattatttttcttcttctgagtcCCCTAAAGTTACTGTTCCAAAGTACCATCATCAGTTGTTCTGTTTCAGTTCTTAGCACATGATGCATTGAGTGTGCTCCATAGTACTAACGATTCAACCCCTGTTGAACCTGTCTCCAATTTGCGAATAACATAGCTTGTTTACACTTTTCCTTTCATAAGATGCGGCCTGATAAAGATAGATTTCATTGCGTCAACTGTCTATCCCATCTCTCCAATTGGCACTAACTAACATACCACAACCTGAGAATTATGATCTGTAATCTAATAGGTCCAGATTCTTCATCTGTCAGGTACATTTGATGACTAAAATCTGGATATATTTTCTTGCTTTAGTTGGGCCTTTTGGGGTATTTTGACTTGATTTCTTCAAACTATTACAAGTAGCCCAAGAGTCTCTTTGGAGGAAAAAAACAGTGATCTTTGGAATTTAGTATCATATGATGTGGTTTAAGGGTTGTGGAAGGAGAGAAATAGAAATCTTTCTGAAAACGATTCCGTGGTTCCAAGAATTTGTACTGACATTGATATATGCAATATTTGACCTGAGCcttcttttcccctttcatgtatatcccccccccccctttttccctgGCACAAAAGTTATCTGCTTGGGCCACCTGAAGGGGCTTATCTGATCGGCCCATAAATATGTGCCACATGACATGTTGGATGGGGCCCAATATTGTGTACAGCTATATCTCCTGGTACCGTGCTTACATGCCAAGTTACATTTGAGATGGAATCGgacaagtggcaaaataaagctttaGAAAATTCAGGATACGTAGAGAGTGCACAGGAAGAAATGGACTATGGAGAGGGTGCATGCTTTTTCTCATAAAGAATATCAATACTttaatttcctagttttaaTGGACTGTAGTTTGCTACAAATTTCAGAATCTAGAAGTTTATAAGAAATAGTTATCTGATTATTCAGTCCTGTAAGGGGCACTATTTGTGTGTGCCTACTGGCCTAAAACCCAGATTCCGCTTCTGCTTTTGCTTCGTTTCTCCAGGACTATGATTCCATGAGATTGATTTCATATGATGCTGTCCTTGGATCCAATAAGCATACTGATGATTCCATCTAGTGTTCCAACTTTTATATAATTAGGTTCTAGTGTCATCTGGGACTAATGCTGTAACATTGGTACCATGGACGGGAATATTTTCTATCCTTCATATTTCTGTTACTCTATTTGACTATTACTTTCTATAAGCCTACATCATTCTTGCTtcccttctttgaaccatttcATTGCTTACATCATGTCTTTTCATGTTACGCATCAATATACAAGGACGCGCAGAAAGTGGTGTTATCAACCTGTCTCCATTGAAAGATTACCAACATATATTTGGAGCAGAACTATGATCTCATATTTTAGCACAACAAAGTTTGATGACTGTTTCAGAatcctttttattttgcttcatctttcttttttctctttttaatcaCTAGGATTAACTCTATTACAATGGTAAATATGGTGATTCTGTTTTGCTTTTGTGGTTATGCACTAGACAATAAGAGGGAAGTGCTTTGACAAGTGCATTACGAAGCCAGGAACAAGCCTGAGCGGGAGTGAAAGTAGTTGCATTTCAAGATGTGTGGATCGCTACATTGAAGCCACGGGTATTGTCAGCCGAGCTCTTTTTGGCTCACCGCGCTAGAGGTTTCAGGATCTTCGCGGCTGCCATATCTCCAAGAAATTGCATCAGAGAGTGCACTCTGGAGGATTCTTATTACTGAAGCTCGTTGTGGACAATGGTTCACACAAGTTCTTAAAATCTTAAATGTAACGTTTGCTTTCATTACTTTATATTTTTACTCCGTGGTTTTATTAATTAAGAAAAGTAGGTCACATTATAAACATGATGTTTGGACTTCAAATAGTATGCACTGGCCGTAGCTGACAGATTTTTTTAGTGGAAATAAAACATTCATTTATGTTGATCACAAAATAACATATGTTGGAGGTCTGGAAAGGGTTGTATCAGAATTTTATAAGTTCTGGAGCTGGTTTTATCAAGGAACATTCTCCAATCTGTCTTTGAGTTGCAAGAACACAATACTAcatgatgtggtaaaaattgactagCCGATCCTTCTTGAAGCTCTTGATGGTTCAGTtgatctgcacagaagagaagataggggagagccgggctgacctgaCG
Protein-coding sequences here:
- the LOC122075865 gene encoding mitochondrial import inner membrane translocase subunit Tim13, producing the protein MDAFSSPSSGSSSQPSAEAFMDQFKVQLAQAHAEEFLETIRGKCFDKCITKPGTSLSGSESSCISRCVDRYIEATGIVSRALFGSPR